AATGAGGATCATCAACAGATAGATGCCTGTATTTTTCGTAGTCTTCAGCATGTCCGGTCCTCCTTAATATTCAATTTTTTCACGGGTCAGCACTTTGTTGAGTACCCAGGCGATGATCAGACACTCCAGCACCATGAATACGGCAAGCGCACTGCCGTAGCCGAAGTTCTGCTTCAGGAACGCTTCCTGGAACATTTTCAGGGCAATCATTGTTGTGGAATGCAGCGGTCCGCCGTTCGTCATCACATACACACTCTCAAAGGTCTTGAGCGCGTAAATCACGTTCAGCACGACACAGATCCGCAGCACATCAGACAGCAGCGGAAGCGTGATATAACGGACTGCCTTCCAGCCGACAGCTCCGTCCAGCTTCGCGGCTTCATAATACTGTTCCGAGATACCCTGGATACCTGCAAACAGGATCAGCATGTTATAGCCTACATAATGCCAGGTTGTTACGATCAGGACGGACAAAAGTGCCGTCTTGGTATCTCCAAGCCAGGCCTGTGCCCAGCTGCCAAGGTGAACGGCCTCCAGCAGCGTGTTCAGCATCCCGATGTTCGGATCGTAGATTTTGACCCACAGCAGACTGACCATCGTTGTTGACATGACCACCGGGAAAAAGTAAATATTGCGGAACCATTTGCGTCCCTTCATTTTGCGGGAGACCAAGAGCGCCAGGCCGAACGAGAGCGGAAGCTGGACGAACACGCCAGTCAGGAGGAAGGCTACACTGTTCCATACCGCCTTCCAGAAGCTTTTATCTGCGGTGAACATCTTGGTGTAATTGTCCAGGCCCACGAAGGCCATAGGGTTAATTCCGTCCCACTCCTGGAAGCTGTAATACGCCGTCATGAGGATCGGCACGAAATAGAAGACCAGAAATATGGTTAAGCCGGGTACTAGAAACAAAGCGATTAATTTCTTATCCGAGAGCGCTCTTTCCATCACTATCCACCTATCAGAGTGCAGAAAAGCGATGCGGTCCAAGAGACTGCATCGCCTTTCCCCTATTATATTTGTAAAGCGTGTCTTACTCTGCCGAACGGAGCAATGTTTCCAGCTGGGCCGTGTATTCCTCAGGCGTCAGATTGCCGCCATAGAGCTGCTGCGTCATATCGCGGTATTCCTGACCTGTATCTGCCGACAGCAGGCCGAACCACATCGCCTGGGTTTTGGCTGTTTTGCTGATATCGGCAGCATAAGCGGAGAGCTGCTCATTCTGCGACTCCGACTTCACTTCACTGGCTGCATAGCCCGGCAGGCCTTTGCGTACGAACTCATCATTGAGCTTCAGAGACAGCTTAATGGCGAATTCCTTGGCTTTGTCAAGGTGCTTGGAGCTGTTGTTCACGAACAAGGAGTAAGGTGCCGCCGAGTTCTGGAAGCCGATCGTCGCACTGTAGACATCCTCTGCACCCGTCTTCGGGAATGCGATATATCCGAGATTATCGCCCATGGCCTTCGACAACGCGCCGAAGTTGAAGCTGCCGTCAATCCAGATCAGCGCCTTATCATTCTTGAACAGCTCCTGGGCATCCAGGTAAGCCGAGCCTAGGAAGCCTTTCTGGAAGGCATTGCTGCTTACCAGGGTGGCTACCTGCTTCGCCGCATCTACAAATGGAGCATCTGTAAACTTCGCATCGCCTTTAATCGCATTGTCGAAGGCGTTAACGTCCTGACGCGCTACAAGCAGGTTGTACAGCAGATCACCCTGCCATCTTTCCTTGCCGCCGAGGGCGATAGGGATGATCCCTTTATCATCGGCTTTGGATACCAGCGCCTGAAGATCATCCCAGGTTGCAGGAGGCGTAGCGCCCAGATCGCTCATCAGCTTTTTGTTATAGTAGAAGACCAGGGTTGTACTGATATTGGAAGGAACGGAATAGATATTGCCGTCTTCTTCTTTCACCAGCTGGTTGTCCAGAAATTTCGCACCAAGTCCTGTGGAATCCAGGGTATCGTTCAGCGGGGCTACCGTTTTCGATTGCAGTACAGGTGTCCGGTAGGACTTCCCGGCATGCTGCTGGAATACATCCGGTAGCTCATTGGCAGCCAGTGCAACACTGATTTTGGTCTTGTAGGTCTCGTCCTGTATGTACTCATAATTCAAATCCACGCCGACTTCCGCTGCGGTAGCCTCGGCAGCAGCCTGATACATCGGATCTGCATCGAACATCCATAAGGAGACAGATTCCTTACCTTCCGCCGCTTTCGCATCCTGATTCTGAGTTGCCCCTTCGTTACCGTTGGCTCCTCCGCAAGCACTAAGCACTACACTGCTAAGCGCGATGGATGCTGCAACTACCCCAAGCTTTTTTCCGAACATTTGTGTTGGACCACCTTTCAATATTTCGGGAATTGACTTACAGGTATCATCTTAACAAGTGAACCGCCGTGTACGAATGGAGATATGTTGGTTTTAACAGTAAAATTTTTAGGTGTGTCAGGTAAGTTTACACTCAATTTACGGGGCGTTCCCATGTTAACGGCAGCTTTACACAGGGTTAACTTTAACCGACAGAAAAGCAATCAGGAACAAAATTACACTGCGGGTGAAGGAAGCGGGTGCCTTCTCTGACCAGCCGCTTGTAAGGAGCAGCATTGTTGCACTTCTTGCAGGATTTCTCTATAAATGTTACGGGGTTGAAGTACAATGTTGCATTTTTTGCACAAAGTTCGGTGGTTAGAGCGATTTAACGTTGGATTTGTTGCA
The window above is part of the Paenibacillus sp. FSL H8-0048 genome. Proteins encoded here:
- a CDS encoding carbohydrate ABC transporter permease; this translates as MERALSDKKLIALFLVPGLTIFLVFYFVPILMTAYYSFQEWDGINPMAFVGLDNYTKMFTADKSFWKAVWNSVAFLLTGVFVQLPLSFGLALLVSRKMKGRKWFRNIYFFPVVMSTTMVSLLWVKIYDPNIGMLNTLLEAVHLGSWAQAWLGDTKTALLSVLIVTTWHYVGYNMLILFAGIQGISEQYYEAAKLDGAVGWKAVRYITLPLLSDVLRICVVLNVIYALKTFESVYVMTNGGPLHSTTMIALKMFQEAFLKQNFGYGSALAVFMVLECLIIAWVLNKVLTREKIEY
- a CDS encoding ABC transporter substrate-binding protein encodes the protein MFGKKLGVVAASIALSSVVLSACGGANGNEGATQNQDAKAAEGKESVSLWMFDADPMYQAAAEATAAEVGVDLNYEYIQDETYKTKISVALAANELPDVFQQHAGKSYRTPVLQSKTVAPLNDTLDSTGLGAKFLDNQLVKEEDGNIYSVPSNISTTLVFYYNKKLMSDLGATPPATWDDLQALVSKADDKGIIPIALGGKERWQGDLLYNLLVARQDVNAFDNAIKGDAKFTDAPFVDAAKQVATLVSSNAFQKGFLGSAYLDAQELFKNDKALIWIDGSFNFGALSKAMGDNLGYIAFPKTGAEDVYSATIGFQNSAAPYSLFVNNSSKHLDKAKEFAIKLSLKLNDEFVRKGLPGYAASEVKSESQNEQLSAYAADISKTAKTQAMWFGLLSADTGQEYRDMTQQLYGGNLTPEEYTAQLETLLRSAE